In Vigna unguiculata cultivar IT97K-499-35 chromosome 3, ASM411807v1, whole genome shotgun sequence, a single genomic region encodes these proteins:
- the LOC114179046 gene encoding basic blue protein-like, protein MALGRGSVIVALTLSFWSVLHCEMAHSATYTVGDANGWTFNTVAWPKGKRFRAGDTLVFNYSPGTHNVVAVNNGGYKACKTPKGAKTYNSGTDQIKLAKGPNYLICNFVGHCESGTKIAINAL, encoded by the exons ATGGCCCTGGGAAGAGGCAGTGTAATTGTTGCTCTAACACTGTCATTTTGGTCGGTGCTTCACTGTGAGATGGCTCACTCAGCCACCTACACAGTTGGAGATGCAAATGGTTGGACCTTTAACACTGTGGCTTGGCCTAAAGGGAAACGATTCAGAGCTGGTGATACACTTG TTTTCAACTACAGCCCTGGGACTCACAATGTGGTGGCTGTAAATAATGGTGGCTACAAAGCATGCAAGACCCCAAAGGGTGCCAAAACCTATAATTCAGGAACTGATCAGATCAAGCTTGCGAAGGGACCAAACTACTTAATCTGCAATTTCGTTGGTCACTGCGAGTCTGGCACCAAAATTGCCATTAATGCTCTCTGA